The following proteins come from a genomic window of Paramicrobacterium humi:
- a CDS encoding helix-turn-helix transcriptional regulator, producing the protein MNWFVEIEFEVAAAMNDETAFAFSAELGGVPLGRRRDSLGGEVGISLFADSIQEAIDSATSRVGAAAIATIGVPAFLRIDAMTQEIFERESDQPAFPDVIGYAEIARLAGVTRQTAREYAKGSAFPQPVIETAQGPLYAKSAVEAWLEKRVSRRRERLSA; encoded by the coding sequence ATGAATTGGTTCGTCGAGATCGAGTTCGAGGTAGCGGCCGCAATGAACGATGAGACCGCGTTCGCCTTCTCAGCCGAACTTGGCGGAGTGCCTTTGGGCCGTCGCCGTGATTCTCTGGGCGGCGAAGTCGGAATTTCACTCTTCGCCGACTCAATTCAGGAAGCGATTGACTCGGCGACGTCTCGCGTGGGCGCAGCAGCGATCGCGACGATCGGTGTTCCCGCCTTCCTCCGCATCGACGCTATGACTCAGGAGATATTCGAGCGGGAGAGCGATCAGCCTGCCTTTCCCGATGTCATCGGCTACGCCGAGATTGCCCGCCTGGCGGGAGTGACTCGGCAGACCGCTCGCGAATATGCGAAGGGGTCCGCCTTTCCCCAACCGGTCATTGAAACGGCGCAGGGCCCGCTGTACGCCAAGAGCGCCGTTGAAGCCTGGCTTGAGAAGCGCGTTTCGCGGCGCCGCGAGCGCCTCTCGGCGTAG
- the tmk gene encoding dTMP kinase: MSGLFITLEGGDGVGKSTQAQLLEDWLTDAGRAVLRTREPGGTELGEQIREIVLHHRGDIAPRAEALLYAADRAHHIATKVRPALEAGTVVIQDRYLDSSVAYQGAGRVLSGDAIRDLSLWAVEGLLPDVTVLLDLDERQARERLDAAQKRFDRLEAEKAEFHARVRAAYLELAASDPRFIVVDAARDPQSIAAEIRARVEPLLR, encoded by the coding sequence ATGAGCGGACTGTTCATCACGCTCGAGGGCGGTGACGGCGTCGGCAAGTCGACGCAGGCGCAGCTGCTCGAGGACTGGCTGACGGATGCCGGCCGCGCGGTGCTGCGCACACGCGAGCCCGGCGGCACCGAGCTGGGGGAGCAGATCCGCGAGATCGTGCTGCACCACCGCGGCGACATCGCCCCGCGCGCCGAGGCGCTACTTTACGCCGCCGATCGCGCGCACCACATCGCGACGAAGGTGCGCCCCGCGCTCGAGGCCGGAACGGTCGTCATCCAGGACCGCTACCTCGACTCGTCGGTGGCCTACCAGGGCGCCGGCCGCGTGCTGTCGGGCGACGCGATCCGCGACCTCTCCCTGTGGGCGGTCGAGGGGCTGCTGCCCGACGTCACGGTGCTGCTCGACCTCGACGAGCGGCAGGCGCGCGAGCGACTGGATGCCGCCCAGAAGCGCTTCGACCGGCTCGAGGCCGAGAAGGCGGAGTTCCACGCCCGGGTGCGCGCCGCGTACCTCGAGCTCGCGGCATCCGACCCTCGCTTCATCGTCGTCGACGCCGCGCGCGACCCGCAGTCGATCGCGGCGGAGATCCGCGCGCGCGTCGAGCCGCTGCTGCGCTGA
- the topA gene encoding type I DNA topoisomerase: MSGTKKLVIVESPTKMKSIAGYLGEGYEVLSSVGHIRDLAEPKKLPAELKKGSLGKFAVDIEHDFEPYYVVSDTKKKTVAELKRALKDADELLLATDEDREGEAIAWHLLQVLKPKVPVKRMVFHEITKDAILAAKDNTRELNESLVDAQETRRILDRIYGYEISPVLWRKVGPSLSAGRVQSAATRLVVDRERERLAFVAASYWDLTAEVTPAGADSSFEARLVRLDGTRIATGRDYDDNGQLTAKVRPLDEQAATALAAALANASARISTLETKPYSRRPAAPFTTSTLQQEAARKLRFSARQTMSVAQSLYENGYITYMRTDSASLSKQATDAARAQARSLYGADSVPDKPRQYASKSKNAQEAHEAIRPSGDTFRTPQSLQGALHGNDFKLYDLIWKRTVASQMADAKGQTATVTVEAEVPGSDVAKIAELTASGTVITFRGFLAAYEEGTDEARDDREKNAKLPPMTEGQDVALADVEGKGHETSPPPRYTEASLTKRLEELGIGRPSTYAQILSTIVDRGYVTQRGTALVPNWIAFSVVRLLEEHFSSLVEYDFTAEMEEDLDRIAAGEAKRGDWLTEFYFGNDQHKGLRNVVDNLGEIDAREINSVRLDDEITLRIGKYGPYLEVLDADATPDAATGELPVRRVNIPDDLAPDELTVAKAHELADAPVIGDRELGVNPENGKSIVVKDGRFGPYVTELEPETDAADGAAPKKKSAKAPKPRTASLFKSMSPETVDLDTALQLLSLPRVVGADPESGEEITAQNGRFGPYLKKGTDSRSLQSEDQIFAIDLPGALEIFAQPKYGARRASSALKEFEADPESGKPIRVKDGRFGPYVTDGTTNVTIPKGEDPQDMTFERAVQMLADKRAKGPAKPRKKAPAKKTPAKKPAAKKATTAKKPAAKKTGTSAKAASSDE, from the coding sequence GTGTCAGGCACGAAGAAGTTGGTCATCGTCGAGTCGCCGACAAAGATGAAGTCCATCGCCGGGTATCTCGGCGAGGGCTATGAAGTGCTGTCTTCTGTCGGGCACATCCGCGACCTCGCGGAGCCGAAGAAGCTGCCGGCCGAGCTGAAGAAGGGCTCGCTCGGCAAGTTCGCCGTCGACATCGAGCACGACTTCGAGCCGTACTACGTCGTCTCCGACACGAAGAAGAAGACGGTCGCCGAACTCAAGCGCGCGCTCAAGGACGCTGACGAACTCCTGCTCGCCACCGATGAAGACCGCGAGGGCGAGGCCATCGCGTGGCACCTGCTGCAGGTGCTGAAGCCCAAGGTGCCGGTCAAGCGCATGGTGTTCCACGAGATCACGAAGGACGCCATCCTCGCCGCGAAGGACAACACGCGCGAGCTCAACGAGTCCCTCGTCGACGCGCAGGAGACCCGCCGCATCCTGGACCGCATCTACGGCTACGAGATCTCGCCCGTGCTGTGGCGCAAGGTCGGCCCGAGCCTCTCGGCCGGGCGCGTGCAGTCCGCCGCGACACGCCTCGTCGTCGACCGGGAGCGCGAGCGGCTCGCGTTCGTCGCGGCATCCTATTGGGACCTGACCGCCGAGGTCACCCCCGCCGGCGCCGACTCGAGCTTCGAGGCGCGCCTCGTGCGCCTCGACGGCACCCGCATCGCCACCGGCCGCGACTACGACGACAACGGACAGCTCACGGCGAAGGTCCGCCCGCTCGACGAGCAGGCCGCGACCGCGCTCGCCGCGGCCCTCGCGAACGCGAGCGCCCGCATCTCGACGCTCGAGACAAAGCCCTACTCGCGCCGCCCCGCCGCGCCGTTCACGACGTCGACGCTGCAGCAGGAGGCCGCGCGCAAGCTCCGCTTCTCGGCCCGCCAGACGATGAGCGTCGCGCAGTCGCTGTACGAGAACGGCTACATCACCTATATGCGCACCGACTCCGCGTCGCTGTCGAAGCAGGCGACGGATGCCGCGAGGGCGCAGGCCCGCAGCCTGTACGGCGCCGATTCCGTGCCCGACAAGCCCCGCCAGTACGCGAGCAAGTCGAAGAACGCGCAAGAGGCGCACGAGGCGATCCGCCCCTCGGGCGACACGTTCCGCACGCCGCAGTCCCTGCAGGGCGCGCTGCACGGCAACGACTTCAAGCTCTACGACCTGATCTGGAAGCGCACGGTCGCGAGCCAGATGGCCGACGCGAAGGGCCAGACCGCGACGGTCACCGTCGAGGCGGAGGTGCCGGGGAGCGATGTCGCGAAGATCGCCGAGCTGACGGCATCCGGAACCGTCATCACCTTCCGCGGCTTCCTCGCCGCCTATGAGGAGGGCACCGACGAGGCGCGCGACGACCGCGAGAAGAACGCGAAGCTCCCGCCCATGACCGAGGGGCAGGACGTCGCCCTCGCCGACGTCGAGGGCAAGGGCCACGAGACGAGCCCGCCGCCGCGCTACACCGAGGCGAGCCTCACGAAGCGGCTCGAGGAGCTCGGCATCGGCCGGCCCTCGACGTACGCACAGATCCTCTCCACGATCGTCGACCGCGGCTACGTCACGCAGCGCGGAACGGCGCTCGTGCCGAACTGGATCGCGTTCAGCGTCGTGCGGCTGCTCGAGGAGCACTTCTCGTCGCTCGTTGAGTACGACTTCACGGCCGAGATGGAGGAGGACCTCGACCGCATCGCCGCCGGCGAGGCCAAGCGCGGCGACTGGCTCACCGAGTTCTACTTCGGCAACGACCAGCACAAGGGACTGCGCAACGTCGTCGACAACCTCGGCGAGATCGACGCGCGCGAGATCAACTCCGTGCGCCTCGACGACGAGATCACGCTGCGCATCGGCAAGTACGGCCCGTACCTCGAGGTGCTCGACGCCGACGCGACTCCGGATGCCGCCACCGGCGAGCTGCCCGTTCGCCGCGTCAACATCCCCGACGACCTCGCGCCCGACGAGCTCACCGTCGCGAAGGCGCACGAGCTCGCCGACGCGCCCGTCATCGGCGACCGCGAACTCGGCGTCAACCCCGAGAACGGCAAGTCGATCGTCGTGAAGGACGGCCGCTTCGGACCGTACGTGACCGAGCTCGAGCCCGAGACGGATGCCGCTGACGGGGCCGCGCCGAAGAAGAAGTCGGCGAAGGCGCCCAAGCCGCGCACAGCGTCGCTGTTCAAGTCGATGTCGCCCGAGACGGTCGATCTCGACACGGCGCTGCAGCTGCTGTCGCTGCCGCGCGTCGTGGGCGCCGACCCGGAGTCGGGCGAGGAGATCACGGCGCAGAACGGCCGCTTCGGTCCGTACCTCAAGAAGGGCACCGACTCGCGGTCGCTGCAGAGCGAGGACCAGATCTTCGCGATCGACCTGCCCGGTGCGCTCGAGATCTTCGCGCAGCCGAAGTATGGCGCTCGCCGCGCCTCGAGCGCGCTCAAGGAGTTCGAGGCGGACCCTGAGTCGGGCAAGCCGATCCGCGTGAAGGACGGCCGCTTCGGTCCGTACGTCACGGACGGCACGACGAACGTCACGATCCCCAAGGGCGAGGACCCGCAGGACATGACGTTCGAGCGCGCCGTGCAGATGCTCGCCGACAAGCGCGCGAAGGGCCCGGCGAAGCCGCGCAAGAAGGCGCCGGCGAAGAAGACGCCCGCGAAGAAGCCCGCCGCGAAGAAGGCCACCACGGCCAAGAAGCCGGCGGCGAAGAAGACGGGCACGTCGGCGAAGGCCGCCTCGAGCGACGAATGA
- a CDS encoding TadE family type IV pilus minor pilin — translation MRSRSTDSEHGSVTAEFATVIPAVMLVLVCCIWALQATALQVRVTDAAADAARTMARGDSAALARFRVGALVPGAHVSSSHSGEFLCATVTTRAPVLPVTLRARSCALDGGL, via the coding sequence GTGCGCTCACGGTCGACGGATAGCGAGCACGGCAGCGTCACGGCGGAGTTCGCCACGGTGATCCCCGCCGTGATGCTCGTGCTCGTCTGCTGCATCTGGGCGCTGCAGGCGACGGCCCTCCAGGTTCGGGTGACGGATGCCGCCGCCGACGCGGCCCGCACGATGGCGCGCGGCGACAGCGCTGCGCTCGCCCGCTTCCGCGTCGGCGCCCTTGTCCCCGGAGCGCACGTGAGTTCGTCGCACTCGGGCGAGTTCCTGTGCGCGACCGTCACGACGCGGGCGCCCGTGCTGCCCGTCACGCTTCGCGCTCGCAGCTGCGCCCTGGACGGCGGGCTGTGA
- a CDS encoding DUF4244 domain-containing protein, giving the protein MPHSTRARARALLNRLADDEGAATAEYAIATMAAVGFAGLLVVIMKSDEVRGILTDLVRRALTVDG; this is encoded by the coding sequence ATGCCACACTCAACGCGTGCCAGGGCGAGAGCCCTGCTCAACCGGCTGGCCGACGACGAGGGAGCCGCGACCGCCGAGTACGCCATCGCCACGATGGCCGCCGTCGGCTTCGCCGGGCTTCTCGTCGTCATCATGAAATCGGATGAGGTGCGCGGCATCCTCACCGACCTGGTGCGCCGTGCGCTCACGGTCGACGGATAG
- a CDS encoding Rv3654c family TadE-like protein: MNTAPLKKECGAASVLAIGLVAALLVVTAVLAPLCAAIAARQQMAGAADAAALGAADTASGRVPGVPCEVARRAALANGAALEACDVAGLVVTVTVSTRVLVFPVAASARAGPPPE; encoded by the coding sequence GTGAACACCGCGCCCTTAAAGAAGGAGTGCGGCGCGGCATCCGTTCTCGCCATCGGACTCGTCGCCGCCCTGCTGGTCGTGACCGCCGTGCTCGCCCCGCTGTGTGCCGCGATCGCTGCTCGTCAGCAGATGGCCGGTGCGGCGGATGCCGCCGCGCTCGGCGCCGCCGACACCGCGTCGGGCCGCGTGCCCGGCGTGCCCTGCGAAGTTGCGCGCCGCGCGGCCCTTGCCAACGGCGCGGCGCTCGAGGCGTGCGACGTCGCCGGCCTCGTCGTCACCGTCACCGTGTCGACGCGCGTTCTCGTCTTTCCCGTCGCTGCCTCCGCACGCGCCGGCCCTCCGCCCGAATGA